One Triticum dicoccoides isolate Atlit2015 ecotype Zavitan chromosome 4B, WEW_v2.0, whole genome shotgun sequence genomic window carries:
- the LOC119291702 gene encoding nucleolin 2-like, which yields MYKLGGGRGAGRGGGGGGAKRPPAPHGRGRGASSMGKGPPPRGRAAAAAAASAAAAAQAAGREESFSLESSGPPAFAAIIRLTPDLVDEIRRAEEAGGGARIMFNSSINPAENVIDVDGKEFNFAWASERGELCDIYEEQQSGEGGNGLLVERGSAWRKVTVDRTLDESAKNLVKARSEEAERLAKSRKSIVLDPGNPSVRNQAKSMVAAGEGNMRRGKWNQKKDNFNKKQATVIPTKSISKVKLPNSIPKGSILASPVPSPEQPGPSIHSFPVGSDANNEVIVPFDMNKEENSKFEKATPNRISRGLNHGAGSVSASVEDNTTDMRSLLISTLSENPKGMNLKALEKAVADAIPNASKKIEHILKNVADCQSSGRYLLKPELEVENSNHASGSGRTIDENIEEIAPSLSIDDPDIEKIEIGGSPVSAAGDEKVNDSDGKAGSSSESGSDSDSDSDSSGSGSDSGSQSRSAGSGSGSSSDSDSDASSSSKEGSDAFVDITSDDNKPDTARRKVADELKLSSSPRDFPTFDGDDEQIDIGTNLDYKSTSSHIDLNDLNVDNDEPAYATTATEKFGASDVDMPSEFPGSENMVSTRLDPSIVDGEYPANKMSYEDNHFDDHLAASSENLPNEEAIQFTEQHGSRRKSTSKGGTNHVPTRISEKGAKPTLKRFPGNENAITKPESAKKAKVDFAYSGATGSLSAQRQNLPPDKHINERSSKETGNLGWDTHTELQVQDISPMEGRPVTPGDLQKINQSQNLPIPTHSEGKQEKITKTSSKKKLDKVQKPLNSMDGSPGNVNFDNTDDSAARKRGRHGGSSLDGKKHKRSKDPNIDTNPMNLTKGVRGNVNHNMMMSLPECTETNGKPPILQRNSAEKSSPKKVLQREHSDLELGELRELPSENDNGRTRKQLERNSSSKSLDGKATNVDNFYPNMNTRKVALSASHDQRKPSPREFNSGGNINQEGFPRKTAGYDFDNNRSQHRGNVSQGRQLPRTDDSDSENVLYPDRLVEKTGKRETKMAQGGMLDHVVRKKTTPKLPQNGTKNGIECRTRKSISPAENEERSRNNSLIETETGRKRRDSSSEEDNLFFKKYDKAKPELKGPIKDFSQYEDYLQEYNEKYKVYSYLNSQIEKTQSEFLKVQEDFNVAKERDKDKYYNIVDRLRDMYHESGTRHKLMKKVFVLLHEELQSIKQRMKDFAKDYSKE from the exons ATGTACAAGCTCGGCGGCGGCCGTggcgccgggcgcggcggcggcggcggcggcgccaagcGCCCGCCCGCGCCCCATGGCCGCGGCCGGGGCGCCTCCTCCATGGGCAAGGGcccgcctccccgcggccgcgccgccgccgccgcagcagccTCGGCGGCGGCCGCTGCACAGGCAGCCGGGCGCGAGGAGTCCTTCAGCCTCGAGTCCAGCGGCCCGCCCGCCTTCGCGGCAATCATAAGGCTCACCCCCGACCTCGTCGACGAGATCCGGCGGGCGGAGGAGGCCGGTGGTGGCGCCCGCATCATGTTCAACTCCAGCATCAACCCCGCGGAGAac GTTATCGACGTTGATGGTAAAGAATTCAATTTTGCATGGGCATCCGAACGGGGTGAGTTATGTGATATTTACGAAGAACAACAGAGCGGGGAGGGTGGAAATGGCTTGCTTGTGGAACGTGGATCTGCTTGGCGCAAGGTGACCGTGGACCGCACTTTGGACGAATCAGCAAAGAACCTTGTGAAAGCGCGCTCAGAGGAGGCTGAACGTCTCGCGAAATCTCGAAA ATCAATTGTGCTGGACCCTGGGAATCCATCTGTAAGGAATCAGGCCAAGTCAATGGTTGCAGCCGGAGAAG GTAATATGCGGAGGGGGAAATGGAACCAGAAGAAGGACAATTTCAATAAGAAGCAAG CTACTGTCATTCCGACCAAATCAATTTCTAAAGTAAAGCTGCCTAACAGTATTCCCAAAGGAAGTATCTTGGCTTCACCTGTGCCTTCTCCTGAGCAACCTGGACCAAGCATTCATTCATTTCCTGTTGGGTCAGATGCAAATAATGAAGTCATAGTACCTTTTGATATGAATAAAGAGGAAAACAGTAAATTTGAGAAAGCAACACCAAATAGGATCTCTCGAGGACTAAATCATGGGGCAGGTTCTGTTTCTGCAAGTGTTGAGGATAATACAACTGATATGCGTAGCCTGCTGATATCTACACTCTCAGAAAATCCAAAAGGAATGAATCTAAAGG CCTTGGAGAAAGCTGTTGCAGATGCAATTCCAAATGCTTCAAAGAAAATAGAGCATATCCTTAAGAAT GTTGCAGATTGCCAGTCATCAGGGaggtatttgctgaaacctgaactgGAAGTAGAAAACTCTAATCATGCATCTGGCAGTGGAAG GACTATCGATGAGAACATCGAAGAAATTGCTCCAAGCTTAAGCATAGATGATCCTGATATTGAGAAGATTGAAATTGGGGGCTCCCCGGTTTCAGCTGCAGGAGACGAAAAGGTCAATGACAGTGATGGCAAAGCAGGTAGCTCTAGTGAGAGTGGAAGTGATAGTGACAGCGACAGTGACAGTAGTGGCAGTGGAAGTGATAGTGGCAGTCAGAGTAGAAGTGCTGGAAGTGGCAGTGGGAGCAGCAGCGACAGCGATAGTGATGCTTCATCAAGCAGCAAGGAAGGATCTGATGCATTTGTGGATATTACAAGTGATGATAACAAGCCAGATACAGCACGTAGGAAAGTAGCAGATGAACTGAAGTTGTCTTCCTCGCCAAGAGATTTTCCAACATTTGATGGCGATGATGAGCAAATTGATATTGGGACAAATCTGGATTATAAGAGCACATCATCACACATTGATCTGAATGATTTGAATGTCGACAATGATGAGCCGGCATATGCCACTACAGCAACTGAGAAATTCGGTGCAAGCGATGTAGACATGCCATCAGAATTTCCAGGAAGCGAAAACATGGTGAGTACCAGGTTAGATCCAAGTATAGTTGATGGTGAGTATCCTGCAAACAAAATGTCTTATGAGGACAATCATTTTGATGACCACTTAGCAGCGAGTAGTGAGAACTTACCTAATGAAGAAGCTATTCAGTTCACGGAGCAGCATGGTAGCAGAAGAAAGTCAACCTCAAAGGGTGGAACAAACCATGTGCCCACAAGAATATCAGAGAAAGGTGCCAAACCCACCTTGAAAAGGTTTCCGGGTAATGAGAATGCTATTACAAAGCCAGAAAGTGCCAAAAAGGCCAAGGTTGACTTTGCCTATTCAGGAGCTACAGGTTCTTTATCAGCACAGAGACAGAACTTGCCTCCTGACAAACATATCAATGAGAGGTCAAGCAAGGAGACAGGGAATCTTGGATGGGACACACATACTGAGCTACAGGTACAAGATATTAGTCCTATGGAAGGAAGGCCTGTGACTCCTGGTGATCTACAAAAGATAAATCAGAGCCAAAATCTGCCCATCCCAACTCACTCTGAGGGAAAACAAGAAAAGATCACGAAAACAAGCTCTAAGAAGAAATTAGATAAGGTGCAGAAACCTTTGAATAGTATGGATGGCAGCCCTGGGAATGTTAATTTTGACAACACTGATGATTCTGCTGCAAGAAAAAGGGGTAGGCATGGGGGATCTTCTCTTGATGGGAAAAAGCACAAGCGCTCAAAGGATCCTAATATTGATACAAATCCCATGAATTTGACCAAAGGTGTCAGAGGAAATGTTAATCACAACATGATGATGTCTCTTCCTGAATGCACTGAAACTAATGGCAAGCCACCTATTTTGCAAAGAAACAGTGCTGAGAAATCATCTCCAAAAAAGGTGCTCCAGAGAGAGCATTCTGATCTCGAGTTGGGGGAACTTCGTGAGTTACCTTCGGAAAATGACAACGGGAGGACAAGGAAACAACTTGAGAGAAATAGTTCTTCTAAGTCGCTTGATGGTAAAGCAACTAATGTAGATAATTTCTACCCCAATATGAATACCAGGAAGGTTGCCCTATCTGCTTCCCATGATCAGAGGAAACCATCACCGCGAGAATTTAATTCTGGAGGTAATATAAACCAGGAAGGATTCCCAAGGAAGACCGCCGGATACGACTTTGATAATAATAGGTCTCAGCATAGAGGAAATGTTTCACAGGGTCGGCAATTGCCAAGGACTGATGATTCAGATTCAGAGAACGTATTATATCCAGACAGGTTGGTAGAGAAAACAGGCAAAAGAGAAACAAAAATGGCACAGGGTGGAATGCTAGATCATGTAGTTAGGAAGAAGACTACTCCCAAGCTTCCTCAGAATGGTACCAAGAATGGCATAGAGTGTAGAACACGGAAATCAATTTCCCCTGCAGAAAATGAGGAAAGAAGTAGGAATAACTCTTTGATAGAGACCGAGACAGGTAGGAAGAGAAGAGACAGTTCTTCGGAAGAAGACAATCTATTCTTTAAGAAGTACGATAAAGCTAAGCCAGAACTGAAAGGTCCAATAAAAGATTTTTCACA ATACGAAGATTATTTGCAGGAGTACAATGAGAAATATAAGGTCTACTCTTACTTGAACAGTCAGATAGAGAAAACACA GTCTGAGTTCCTAAAGGTTCAGGAGGATTTCAATGTTGCTAAAGAAAGAGACAAGGATAAGTACTATAACATTGTTGACAGACTCCGAGACATGTACCATGAATCGGGCACA AGGCATAAATTGATGAAGAAGGTCTTCGTATTGCTTCATGAAGAATTGCAG AGTATCAAGCAAAGAATGAAGGACTTCGCAAAGGACTATTCAAAGGAATAA